In Methanomicrobium antiquum, one DNA window encodes the following:
- a CDS encoding YIP1 family protein, whose product MDFFEAGKISFSYISSDVMGIIKRPVKTLREIRNRKISDVLVFIFSTGIFYSVLLSIVIFCNLDIFYSYEFLNFAKPYLWILIIYGLVIADVFLNTLFIHVFVIIVEGKNGLFETLKSVSYSSVPTLILGWIPIIGIITTVWALVLQTIAIRELHEISTGRAVIAMILPYIIFICLFVSLFFIPAPFPIF is encoded by the coding sequence ATGGATTTTTTTGAGGCAGGAAAAATAAGTTTTTCATACATTTCTTCCGATGTCATGGGAATTATTAAAAGACCTGTTAAAACACTTCGTGAAATTCGCAACCGGAAAATTTCAGACGTTCTTGTATTTATTTTTTCAACGGGAATATTTTATTCAGTACTTTTAAGCATCGTTATATTCTGTAATCTGGATATATTCTACTCTTATGAATTTCTAAACTTTGCAAAACCATATCTTTGGATTCTAATAATTTATGGACTTGTTATTGCAGATGTTTTCTTAAACACCTTATTCATTCACGTTTTTGTAATAATTGTCGAGGGCAAAAACGGTCTTTTTGAAACACTGAAATCTGTTTCATATTCATCTGTACCAACACTCATTCTGGGCTGGATTCCGATAATCGGAATAATAACAACAGTATGGGCACTTGTTTTGCAGACGATTGCAATAAGAGAACTTCATGAAATATCAACAGGACGTGCAGTTATTGCAATGATACTTCCATATATCATATTCATTTGCCTGTTTGTTTCACTCTTTTTCATACCTGCACCTTTTCCAATTTTTTAG
- a CDS encoding HD domain-containing protein, producing MIKKIYVNSIIPKMAVDSAFLIENPTLRTGKNNKYIACSISDNTGKISCKIWGQYNSGACDIEEVFNALAENEGQIFRISGKADKYNNDLNINVNDGIEYLKNPVDIKKITPSDYIYSPANIKENRDKILKLCESVKNRGLKDLLQTVIKKSEGFFEKPAAKSRHHDYTGGLCEHTLEVAEISLSIGRNLAGINLNYDILIAGAILHDIGKCQSFDKKGLYYAPNPSYSLLGHITPAMQTLSRYRAFVDEGTYLELLHIIQSHHGEHGETRPQTPEAWIVHFADNISATLHEISEDLKPAERGELLWGKRMDGFVFKSDSYEENSEKVNSSESSKKDMTTLDCFNSE from the coding sequence TTGATAAAAAAAATATATGTAAACTCTATAATCCCAAAGATGGCTGTTGATTCAGCTTTTTTAATTGAAAATCCGACACTTAGGACAGGAAAGAACAATAAATACATTGCATGCAGTATCTCAGACAATACCGGAAAAATATCGTGCAAAATCTGGGGGCAGTATAATTCAGGAGCATGTGACATAGAAGAGGTCTTTAATGCACTTGCAGAAAACGAAGGGCAGATATTCAGAATATCAGGAAAGGCTGACAAATACAACAACGACTTAAATATCAATGTAAATGACGGGATAGAATACCTGAAAAATCCGGTTGACATAAAAAAAATTACACCTTCTGATTACATCTATTCTCCTGCCAATATTAAGGAAAACCGGGATAAAATTTTAAAGCTTTGTGAATCGGTAAAGAACCGGGGGTTAAAAGATCTTTTACAGACAGTAATTAAAAAATCAGAAGGCTTTTTTGAAAAACCTGCGGCAAAGTCAAGGCACCATGACTATACAGGAGGTCTTTGTGAACACACCCTGGAAGTTGCAGAGATTTCACTTTCGATTGGAAGAAACCTTGCAGGTATAAATTTAAATTATGATATTTTAATTGCAGGCGCAATTTTGCATGATATTGGCAAATGCCAGTCCTTTGATAAAAAAGGTCTTTATTATGCACCAAATCCATCATACTCACTATTAGGACATATTACTCCTGCCATGCAGACACTTTCGAGATATAGAGCATTTGTTGACGAAGGCACCTATCTTGAACTTTTACATATTATTCAGTCACATCACGGTGAACATGGTGAAACAAGGCCTCAGACACCTGAAGCATGGATTGTTCATTTCGCAGACAATATCAGCGCAACACTCCATGAGATTTCAGAAGATTTAAAACCGGCTGAAAGGGGTGAACTTTTATGGGGAAAAAGAATGGATGGTTTTGTTTTTAAGTCAGATTCATATGAGGAAAACTCTGAAAAGGTTAATTCTTCTGAAAGCTCCAAAAAAGACATGACAACTCTGGACTGCTTCAATAGTGAATAA
- a CDS encoding DJ-1/PfpI family protein encodes MKILMVIAPKRYREEEFEIPAKAFLNAGVSFDVASTKTGICEGMVGGEQEASLLISDASEENYDGIVIVGGLGASDFLWKEEPLVELVKQFYEKDKVVGAICLAPVVLARAGILKDKQATVFETPASVELLKQGGANIVKVPVVSDNNIITANHPTAAEGFADIVLEKLGC; translated from the coding sequence TTGAAAATTCTGATGGTTATTGCCCCAAAAAGGTACAGGGAAGAAGAGTTTGAAATTCCGGCAAAAGCATTTCTAAATGCCGGAGTCTCATTTGATGTTGCATCGACAAAAACAGGTATATGCGAAGGAATGGTTGGTGGTGAACAGGAAGCTTCGCTTTTAATTTCAGATGCATCAGAAGAAAATTACGATGGAATTGTAATTGTCGGCGGACTTGGTGCAAGCGACTTTTTATGGAAAGAAGAACCCTTAGTAGAGCTTGTAAAACAGTTTTATGAGAAGGACAAGGTTGTTGGCGCAATATGTCTTGCTCCTGTTGTTCTTGCAAGAGCAGGAATTCTAAAAGATAAACAGGCTACTGTTTTTGAGACACCTGCATCAGTTGAACTTCTAAAGCAGGGTGGCGCAAATATTGTAAAAGTTCCGGTGGTCTCAGACAATAATATAATAACTGCAAATCATCCGACAGCGGCTGAAGGTTTTGCAGACATTGTTCTTGAAAAACTCGGCTGTTAA
- a CDS encoding beta-propeller domain-containing protein → MKFDGINILIFLIAAGCIVVLGIFAYTIMTGFFDEQKQPDGIIKITSGDELKSFLKAHQKTYEYSVVDEAMDLVFGLGMSKSADRENIFSPETGLTGQMPQMPMPTAVPTSASSASDYSETNIQVKGVDEADFVKNDGKYIYMVKGNNLMIIDAYPAEEAEIIFEDKIEGYSTSALFLYNNRLVVFSTGYEDEWTTPEISSAPVPVTIQITYAKVYDISDRKNPELIRTLKLPGFYEDSRMIDNYIYAISKNSVSSDSDVIMPVVRQNGDVISKPEIWCPPVYEYNFVLHTVTSFNINSDDDLQSEAFLTGRDNTLYVSKDNIFMAYERYLPSNNRYSITKDSEISSDNERQNTVIHRFSIDRGDIKYKATGTVPGSLLNQWSLDEYNKNLRVATTINSYSANEYYMYNCVYVLDDSLNIIGRLEHIAPDEKIYSARFTGSLLYLVTFKQIDPFFVIDLSNPKQPGILGELKIPGYSDYLHPYDENHIIGIGKSTSENKWGGVTTEGLKIALFDVTDLNNPVLNDELIIGEAGTDSEVLSDHKAFLFDYEKNILVLPVDEITKIPVEDSRYENSYSRGRWNGVYVLGINSDYSFTIKGKVKHEGFDSDRYWYPSDSVKRSIFMDDNLYTISDYKIVISNLSNLGDAIKSIEIQKKPTEPPYYPYNHPELMIGI, encoded by the coding sequence ATGAAATTTGACGGCATAAATATACTTATTTTTCTTATTGCGGCAGGATGTATTGTAGTTTTAGGAATATTTGCATACACTATTATGACAGGTTTTTTTGATGAACAAAAACAGCCTGACGGGATAATAAAGATAACGTCCGGTGATGAACTGAAAAGTTTTCTCAAAGCACATCAAAAAACCTACGAATATTCTGTTGTAGATGAAGCAATGGATTTGGTCTTCGGCCTTGGAATGAGTAAATCTGCAGATCGGGAGAATATATTCTCGCCGGAAACAGGTCTGACAGGGCAGATGCCTCAAATGCCGATGCCGACAGCGGTACCGACCTCTGCATCTTCTGCATCTGACTACTCAGAGACAAATATACAGGTGAAAGGCGTTGATGAGGCAGATTTTGTTAAAAATGATGGAAAATACATATACATGGTAAAAGGCAATAATCTGATGATTATCGATGCATACCCGGCAGAAGAGGCAGAAATTATCTTCGAAGATAAAATAGAGGGATACAGCACTTCAGCACTTTTTTTATACAATAACAGACTTGTAGTTTTTTCCACAGGCTATGAAGACGAATGGACAACACCTGAAATTAGTTCAGCACCGGTTCCGGTAACAATTCAGATTACTTATGCAAAGGTGTATGACATCTCCGACAGGAAAAATCCTGAACTTATAAGAACGCTAAAACTCCCCGGCTTTTATGAGGACTCCAGGATGATTGACAATTATATTTATGCAATCTCAAAAAACTCAGTTTCAAGCGACAGTGACGTAATAATGCCGGTTGTCAGGCAAAACGGAGATGTTATTTCAAAGCCTGAAATCTGGTGTCCGCCTGTTTACGAATACAACTTTGTTCTTCATACAGTGACATCCTTTAATATCAATTCTGACGACGATTTACAATCAGAGGCATTTCTGACAGGAAGAGATAACACCCTCTATGTATCAAAGGACAACATCTTCATGGCATATGAAAGATACCTCCCTTCAAACAACAGATATTCAATAACAAAAGATAGTGAAATATCATCTGATAATGAAAGGCAAAATACCGTTATACACCGCTTTTCAATAGACAGAGGAGATATAAAATATAAAGCTACAGGAACAGTTCCGGGAAGTCTTTTGAATCAGTGGTCGCTTGATGAATACAACAAAAATTTAAGGGTTGCAACGACAATCAACAGTTATTCAGCCAATGAATATTACATGTACAACTGCGTTTATGTGCTTGACGATTCTTTAAACATCATCGGAAGACTTGAGCACATCGCACCTGATGAGAAGATTTACTCTGCAAGATTCACAGGCAGTCTCCTCTATCTTGTAACTTTCAAGCAGATTGATCCGTTCTTTGTTATCGATCTTTCAAACCCGAAACAGCCGGGAATTTTAGGTGAATTAAAGATTCCGGGATACTCTGATTATCTGCATCCTTACGATGAAAACCACATAATAGGTATTGGAAAATCAACATCGGAAAACAAGTGGGGCGGAGTTACAACAGAAGGATTAAAAATTGCCCTCTTTGATGTGACTGATTTAAACAATCCTGTTCTTAATGATGAGTTAATTATTGGAGAAGCTGGAACAGACTCTGAAGTTTTATCAGATCACAAGGCGTTTTTGTTTGACTATGAAAAAAATATACTCGTTTTGCCTGTAGATGAAATAACAAAAATTCCTGTAGAAGACAGTCGTTATGAAAACTCATATTCAAGGGGAAGATGGAACGGCGTTTATGTTTTGGGCATAAATTCTGATTATTCCTTCACAATTAAGGGAAAGGTCAAACATGAGGGATTTGATTCCGACAGGTACTGGTACCCTTCAGATTCTGTTAAACGCTCGATTTTTATGGACGATAATTTATACACAATATCAGACTACAAAATAGTGATATCTAATCTAAGTAACTTAGGCGATGCAATAAAATCGATTGAAATACAGAAAAAACCAACAGAACCCCCTTATTACCCCTACAATCATCCTGAATTAATGATTGGTATATGA
- the thiE gene encoding thiamine phosphate synthase yields the protein MTKNNFGLYLIITNPSLPYKEIAKTAVKYKIKYLQLREKDLSDREILKAAAEIISVTRGTDTKFVMNDRADLAFLSGADCLHLGQDDVCLSDAKKICKGKVCEFGLSTHNIEQVKDAVKQNPDYIGFGPIFKTPTKKKPDPVTGTEKIKDVLAIAGDIPVVAIGGINKENIQSVLNAGAKNVCMVRYFMDTSDLDERISDTLSILRKHS from the coding sequence ATGACAAAAAATAATTTTGGACTTTATCTTATAATCACAAACCCTTCTTTACCATATAAAGAGATTGCAAAAACGGCTGTCAAATACAAAATAAAATATCTTCAGCTTCGTGAAAAAGATTTGTCAGACAGAGAAATTCTAAAAGCGGCCGCTGAAATAATCTCTGTAACAAGAGGCACAGATACAAAATTTGTCATGAATGATCGTGCAGATCTTGCATTTTTGTCCGGCGCGGACTGTCTGCATCTGGGGCAGGATGATGTATGCCTATCTGATGCAAAAAAAATATGCAAAGGAAAAGTTTGTGAATTTGGTCTTTCGACACATAACATAGAACAGGTCAAAGATGCAGTGAAACAAAACCCGGACTATATCGGATTTGGCCCAATTTTTAAGACACCAACTAAAAAAAAGCCTGACCCTGTTACAGGTACTGAAAAAATAAAAGATGTTTTGGCAATTGCAGGGGATATTCCGGTTGTTGCAATCGGCGGTATAAATAAGGAAAATATCCAATCTGTCCTTAATGCCGGTGCAAAAAATGTCTGCATGGTCAGATATTTTATGGATACTTCTGATTTGGATGAGAGAATTTCAGATACTCTTTCAATTCTTAGAAAACATTCATGA
- a CDS encoding response regulator, translating to MNPDKPKVLIVEDEAVLAMSVRELMIRYGCDVLGTASNYNDAVKIAGEKSPDLVLMDIRINGTRDGIETASAIKEICNASVIFVTAYSDSATIDRCKKINPSGYLVKPFHENELKSAVMGAISRR from the coding sequence ATGAATCCTGATAAACCAAAAGTTCTCATTGTTGAGGATGAAGCTGTTCTTGCAATGTCTGTGCGGGAGCTTATGATAAGATATGGCTGTGATGTCTTAGGTACAGCCTCTAATTACAATGATGCCGTAAAAATTGCAGGCGAAAAATCTCCTGATCTGGTTTTGATGGATATAAGAATAAACGGAACACGTGACGGAATTGAAACCGCATCGGCAATAAAAGAAATCTGCAACGCTTCTGTAATTTTTGTAACAGCATATAGTGATTCTGCAACAATTGACCGTTGCAAAAAGATAAATCCTTCTGGATATCTTGTCAAGCCTTTTCATGAGAATGAACTTAAAAGTGCTGTTATGGGTGCAATAAGCAGGCGCTAA
- a CDS encoding MBL fold metallo-hydrolase: MKVTVLASGSKGNCTYIEGDSGALLIDAGLSGKETLKRLEIAGGNPDLISGILVTHEHTDHIKGLDVLARKLDVPIFATQGTLWQFEEKRTSDKEIKMCVCKKGEVFEVAGFLSEPFSTYHDACDPCGFIISENGSKLGFCTDTGQISEKMASALRCCDGVILESNHCPHMLETGPYPQFLKERIRDIKRGHLSNTSASEFIQKTDGDVEKIILAHLSEENNTPEKALSSARNSAGLFSKKTTIEVSLQCTACNTMTI; encoded by the coding sequence ATGAAAGTAACAGTCCTTGCAAGCGGAAGCAAGGGAAACTGCACATATATAGAGGGCGACAGTGGTGCTCTTTTAATTGACGCAGGTCTGAGTGGAAAAGAAACTTTGAAGAGACTGGAGATTGCCGGTGGAAATCCCGACCTTATCTCAGGAATTTTAGTTACGCATGAACACACTGATCACATAAAAGGTCTTGATGTTCTTGCAAGAAAGCTCGATGTTCCGATTTTTGCAACTCAGGGAACATTATGGCAGTTTGAAGAGAAAAGAACGTCAGATAAAGAGATTAAGATGTGTGTATGCAAAAAAGGGGAGGTTTTTGAAGTCGCAGGTTTTCTAAGCGAACCTTTTTCAACATATCATGACGCATGCGATCCCTGTGGATTTATAATATCTGAGAACGGCTCAAAGCTCGGATTTTGTACAGATACCGGCCAGATTTCAGAGAAGATGGCATCTGCATTAAGATGCTGTGATGGGGTAATTCTTGAAAGTAACCACTGCCCGCATATGCTTGAGACAGGGCCATATCCACAATTTTTAAAAGAGAGGATAAGAGACATAAAACGCGGTCACCTGTCAAACACTTCTGCGTCTGAATTCATTCAAAAAACAGACGGAGATGTTGAAAAAATCATTCTTGCCCACTTAAGCGAAGAGAACAACACTCCTGAAAAAGCGCTTTCGTCAGCAAGAAACAGTGCAGGTCTTTTCTCAAAAAAAACAACAATTGAAGTCTCTTTACAATGCACTGCCTGTAATACAATGACGATATAA
- a CDS encoding sulfide-dependent adenosine diphosphate thiazole synthase — protein MELNTTKAITDSWFYRLRENLSIDVAIAGTGPSGLIAALRIAQAGFKVSMFESKLAPGGGMWGGAMLFSSVAIQTDAVRILDELEIKYQSYENNDYEGLVTCDSVLATSALIYHASKAGVVIHNGMSVEDVVFKNNQVAGVVVNWGSVVREGLHVDPLSVRSKIVVDATGHPCEIAETVANKNNIKLNTPSGKVLGERSMDADKGEAETVENTKEIFPGLYVCGMAANGVSGSPRMGPIFGGMLLSGEKAAKLIIEELNDKK, from the coding sequence ATGGAGTTAAACACAACAAAAGCAATCACAGATTCCTGGTTTTACAGACTAAGGGAAAATCTTTCTATTGACGTTGCAATTGCAGGAACAGGACCTTCAGGACTTATTGCCGCACTAAGAATTGCACAGGCGGGATTTAAGGTTTCAATGTTTGAGAGCAAACTTGCACCTGGAGGCGGAATGTGGGGCGGCGCTATGCTTTTTTCATCAGTTGCAATCCAGACAGATGCTGTCAGAATCTTAGATGAACTTGAAATAAAATACCAAAGTTATGAAAACAATGACTATGAAGGACTTGTTACATGCGATAGTGTTCTTGCAACATCTGCTCTTATTTATCACGCTTCAAAGGCAGGAGTGGTTATACATAATGGAATGAGCGTTGAAGATGTGGTCTTCAAAAACAATCAGGTAGCAGGAGTTGTTGTAAACTGGGGATCAGTTGTAAGAGAAGGGCTTCATGTAGACCCTCTTTCAGTCAGATCAAAAATTGTTGTTGATGCAACAGGCCATCCCTGTGAGATTGCAGAAACGGTTGCAAACAAAAACAACATAAAACTCAATACACCTTCAGGAAAAGTATTGGGAGAGCGTTCCATGGATGCAGACAAAGGTGAGGCTGAAACTGTTGAAAATACAAAAGAGATATTCCCCGGTCTTTATGTCTGCGGAATGGCCGCCAACGGAGTTTCAGGCTCGCCACGAATGGGTCCTATATTTGGGGGCATGCTTCTTTCAGGCGAAAAGGCGGCTAAATTAATTATTGAGGAGCTTAATGACAAAAAATAA
- the hisD gene encoding histidinol dehydrogenase, giving the protein MLKELDVRNWVAKRRSGFSDVSDSVSEIINNVRENGDSALFEYAKKFDNVELSELRVTEDEIEDSYENVDMRLVESLIEAEARITEFHEYQKKDDLWLRNVAFGLTLGVKTTPLFRVGCYIPGGRASYPSTALMTVIPARVAGVSEICACTPPPVNPLTLVGFDIAGVSEIYKTGGAQAVAAMALGTESVKPVDKIVGPGNVFVTAAKMMLREYAEIDFPAGPSEIGIIADSSANPAFIAADILAQAEHDPNAACVLVTTKKSLAEKVSEEVKKQFEKAPRKEIIQKALLNSGFIICDTLEDAISVTDEIAPEHLSIQVYDSLYVLNKVKNAGSIFVGPYAPVACGDYASGTNHVLPTAGYSKVYSGLNVSHFTKTSTVQIIDRDGLEEIGDIVETLAEAEGLFAHAESVRIRRR; this is encoded by the coding sequence ATGTTAAAAGAGCTGGATGTCAGGAATTGGGTTGCCAAACGGAGAAGTGGATTTTCAGATGTATCTGACAGTGTCTCTGAAATAATCAATAATGTCAGGGAAAATGGTGATTCTGCGCTTTTTGAATATGCAAAAAAGTTTGATAACGTTGAGCTTTCAGAACTTCGTGTAACAGAAGATGAGATAGAGGATTCTTATGAAAATGTTGACATGAGGCTTGTTGAAAGTTTAATAGAGGCAGAGGCCAGAATAACAGAATTTCATGAATATCAGAAGAAAGATGATCTATGGCTTAGAAATGTTGCCTTTGGCCTTACTCTGGGTGTAAAGACAACACCTCTTTTCAGGGTTGGATGCTATATCCCAGGCGGGCGTGCATCTTATCCTTCAACTGCACTAATGACTGTAATTCCTGCAAGAGTTGCAGGTGTTTCTGAAATATGTGCATGCACACCTCCGCCTGTAAACCCTTTGACACTTGTAGGCTTTGATATTGCAGGAGTTTCTGAAATATACAAAACAGGAGGAGCACAGGCAGTTGCCGCAATGGCGCTTGGAACAGAATCAGTAAAGCCGGTTGATAAAATTGTAGGCCCGGGCAATGTATTTGTTACAGCAGCCAAGATGATGCTTCGTGAATACGCAGAGATTGACTTTCCGGCAGGCCCGTCTGAGATTGGAATAATTGCTGATTCATCCGCAAATCCTGCCTTTATTGCCGCTGATATTTTAGCGCAGGCAGAACATGATCCAAACGCCGCATGTGTACTTGTTACCACCAAAAAGAGTCTTGCAGAAAAGGTGTCTGAAGAGGTAAAAAAACAGTTTGAAAAAGCGCCAAGAAAGGAAATTATACAAAAAGCACTTTTAAACTCAGGTTTTATTATCTGCGATACATTAGAGGATGCAATCTCTGTAACTGATGAAATCGCACCGGAACATTTGTCAATTCAGGTATATGACTCTCTTTATGTCTTAAACAAGGTAAAAAACGCAGGGTCGATATTTGTCGGGCCGTATGCGCCGGTTGCATGCGGCGATTATGCCTCAGGTACAAATCATGTTCTTCCAACAGCCGGATACTCAAAAGTTTACTCCGGCCTTAATGTGAGCCATTTTACAAAGACATCTACCGTTCAGATAATTGACAGAGACGGACTTGAAGAGATTGGAGATATTGTTGAGACTCTTGCCGAAGCCGAGGGTCTTTTTGCACATGCAGAATCGGTCAGAATCAGAAGAAGATAA
- a CDS encoding glycosyltransferase, translated as MNKISGENCTLIVPAYNEERRIRSFLSEIKSYSGPLIFVCDGSDKTAEIVKNFAEKEDFLKIKIIDFQSRLGKGGGIIEGIKACDTDYVGFTDADGSTPVSEINRLFSYLLNYDCVIGSRWLKGAEIKKKQPFARLFQSRLFNIYVRLLFGLKFYDTQCGAKVFRKNAVDAVLPDITSYGFEFDVEVLHLLLKRGFLVEEVPIKWNDTDESHVKSRDGIGMLLNLLKIRFNQKRNDKTTR; from the coding sequence ATGAACAAAATATCCGGCGAAAACTGCACTTTAATAGTGCCGGCCTACAATGAAGAGAGAAGAATCAGGTCATTTCTCTCAGAAATTAAATCATACAGTGGACCTTTAATTTTTGTATGTGATGGCAGTGATAAAACAGCAGAGATAGTTAAGAACTTCGCAGAAAAAGAGGATTTTCTGAAAATAAAAATTATTGACTTTCAAAGCCGCCTTGGAAAGGGAGGCGGAATCATTGAAGGTATAAAAGCATGCGATACAGATTATGTCGGGTTTACAGACGCTGACGGTTCTACTCCGGTTTCAGAAATAAACCGTCTTTTTTCATATCTTTTGAATTATGATTGTGTAATAGGTTCAAGATGGCTCAAAGGGGCTGAAATCAAAAAAAAGCAACCTTTTGCAAGACTCTTTCAAAGCAGACTTTTTAACATATATGTCAGACTGCTCTTTGGGCTGAAATTTTATGATACGCAATGTGGCGCAAAAGTATTCAGAAAAAATGCAGTTGATGCTGTTTTGCCGGATATAACATCTTATGGTTTTGAATTTGATGTCGAGGTTTTGCATCTTCTTCTAAAGAGGGGGTTTTTGGTAGAGGAAGTTCCAATCAAATGGAATGACACAGATGAATCGCATGTAAAAAGCCGGGATGGCATAGGAATGCTTTTAAATCTGTTGAAAATAAGATTTAATCAAAAAAGAAATGATAAAACAACCAGATAA
- a CDS encoding PaaI family thioesterase has product MTYPEELSRLGRGANPYFGLMGIDAESFGDGSAVLSMEVRPDMLNGAGWLQGGVYVSLIDEAMALAIYTILKEDEGIATISENTNFYKGVREGKIYAKARVVRRGRRIIFAEGFCFFENDEKNILAKTTASFAAL; this is encoded by the coding sequence ATGACATATCCTGAAGAATTGTCCAGACTTGGGAGAGGAGCAAATCCATACTTTGGCCTGATGGGAATAGATGCGGAAAGCTTCGGCGATGGTTCTGCTGTTTTGTCAATGGAAGTTCGCCCTGACATGCTTAATGGTGCCGGATGGCTTCAGGGCGGAGTTTATGTCTCCTTAATTGACGAGGCAATGGCGCTTGCAATTTACACTATATTAAAAGAAGACGAGGGAATTGCAACAATCTCTGAAAATACAAACTTCTACAAAGGCGTACGTGAAGGAAAAATATATGCAAAAGCGCGTGTTGTCCGGCGCGGCAGGAGGATAATTTTTGCTGAAGGATTTTGTTTCTTTGAAAACGATGAAAAAAACATTCTTGCCAAAACAACCGCATCATTCGCGGCACTTTGA
- the modA gene encoding molybdate ABC transporter substrate-binding protein has product MKTGGYLSLLLILLFAVFLCGCVAEDGNTGKTTNENGIVSENEELIIYCGAGMKKPMEDIGKGFTEKTGIPVTYNYAGSGQLLAQMELSQKGDIYMPGATTDFEVAKEKGYILDEALVAYHVPVIATPKGNPAGINSLEDMGKAGVRVSMGEPDSMALGIIAKKIFEKNGVKDKILPNVVVERATVNEIVTDIVLENADAAIIWEDLYNPEKMDIVYIPEKDNLIKIIPIGSLSFSKNPDSAKEFVEYVSSSNGGKAIFKNCGFTPYNDEKTDN; this is encoded by the coding sequence ATGAAAACTGGTGGTTATCTCTCATTACTATTAATTCTGTTATTTGCAGTCTTTTTATGCGGATGTGTTGCAGAGGACGGCAATACAGGTAAAACAACAAATGAAAACGGCATAGTCTCTGAAAATGAAGAATTAATTATCTACTGCGGTGCAGGGATGAAAAAGCCAATGGAAGATATAGGAAAGGGCTTTACAGAAAAAACAGGCATTCCTGTAACATACAATTATGCAGGCTCAGGACAGCTTTTGGCTCAGATGGAACTTTCCCAAAAAGGCGATATCTACATGCCCGGTGCAACAACTGACTTTGAAGTGGCAAAAGAGAAAGGCTACATCTTAGATGAGGCTCTTGTTGCATATCACGTGCCTGTCATTGCAACTCCAAAAGGAAATCCGGCAGGCATAAACTCTCTTGAGGACATGGGAAAAGCAGGAGTCAGAGTTTCAATGGGTGAACCTGACAGTATGGCTCTTGGAATAATTGCAAAAAAAATATTTGAAAAAAATGGCGTTAAAGATAAAATTCTGCCAAATGTTGTTGTGGAAAGAGCAACTGTCAACGAAATTGTAACAGATATCGTTCTTGAAAATGCAGACGCCGCAATTATATGGGAGGATCTCTACAACCCTGAAAAAATGGATATAGTATATATTCCTGAAAAAGACAATCTGATTAAAATAATTCCAATAGGATCATTATCCTTCTCCAAAAACCCTGACTCCGCAAAGGAATTTGTCGAATATGTCTCATCCAGTAACGGTGGAAAAGCAATCTTTAAAAATTGTGGATTTACTCCCTATAATGATGAGAAAACCGATAACTAA